In the Flavisolibacter tropicus genome, one interval contains:
- a CDS encoding BlaI/MecI/CopY family transcriptional regulator produces the protein MAISKQVKPTESELEILQILWSRGLATVREVHEELAKTKEVGYTTTLKLMQIMNEKGLVKRDESMRTHVYQPAVNKEKTQKHMLSKMISNLFGGSSTQLVLQALGEHKASPDELAQIQNLLDKMKKQ, from the coding sequence ATGGCAATTTCAAAACAAGTAAAACCTACAGAGAGCGAGCTGGAAATTCTTCAGATACTGTGGTCGCGCGGTTTAGCTACTGTGCGTGAAGTACATGAAGAATTGGCAAAGACTAAAGAGGTAGGCTATACCACCACTTTGAAGCTGATGCAAATTATGAATGAAAAAGGCTTAGTAAAAAGAGACGAGTCTATGCGTACACACGTGTACCAGCCAGCTGTAAACAAGGAAAAGACGCAAAAACATATGCTGAGCAAGATGATCTCCAACCTTTTTGGCGGCTCTTCTACCCAACTGGTTCTTCAGGCCTTAGGGGAACATAAAGCCAGCCCTGATGAGTTAGCACAAATTCAAAACCTATTAGATAAAATGAAAAAACAGTAA
- a CDS encoding DHH family phosphoesterase → MQPIQDIFPLLNEPKQIAITMHQKPDADAMGSTLGLYHFLKQLGHTVQVISPTNWARWLNWMEGVGEVLDYELHKTKADAYLDNTDWLFCLDFNRFDRTKSMAPKIASLECTKILIDHHQEPDVASFQYGIYNTAKSSTCEMVYDFIVQSGYRDKINLFVSECLYAGVVADTGSFRFSSTHATVHHMVAYLKEQGLEHTKVHEALYDNFLENRLRFLGHVLSNRMEVFYELNTALISIPKTDLLKYDIKTGDTEGLVNYPLSIQGIKLVGLVIDRDEERKWSFRSKGNFDCNTFARQYFSGGGHFNASGGRDGESLPETVRKFKNAINENKTLLQ, encoded by the coding sequence ATGCAACCTATTCAGGACATATTTCCGTTATTAAATGAACCTAAACAGATAGCTATTACCATGCATCAGAAACCTGATGCAGATGCTATGGGTTCTACTTTAGGCCTCTATCACTTTTTAAAGCAGTTAGGCCATACCGTACAAGTTATTTCGCCTACTAACTGGGCCCGTTGGTTGAATTGGATGGAAGGTGTAGGTGAGGTGCTGGATTACGAGTTACATAAGACAAAGGCTGATGCTTATTTGGATAACACGGACTGGCTGTTTTGCCTGGACTTTAACCGGTTTGACCGGACCAAATCAATGGCACCCAAAATTGCCAGTCTTGAATGCACAAAGATCCTGATTGATCATCACCAAGAGCCGGATGTGGCATCCTTTCAATACGGTATTTACAATACAGCAAAGAGCTCAACCTGCGAAATGGTGTATGATTTCATTGTACAATCAGGTTATCGCGATAAGATTAACCTGTTTGTAAGCGAATGTCTATACGCCGGAGTGGTAGCCGATACAGGTTCTTTCCGCTTCTCTTCAACCCATGCTACTGTGCACCATATGGTGGCTTACCTAAAAGAGCAGGGATTAGAGCACACCAAAGTGCATGAAGCGCTTTATGATAACTTCTTAGAGAATCGCTTACGTTTTCTTGGGCATGTATTAAGCAATAGGATGGAAGTTTTCTACGAGCTTAATACAGCGCTGATCAGCATTCCTAAAACAGACCTGTTGAAGTATGATATTAAAACGGGCGATACCGAAGGTTTAGTTAATTATCCGCTTTCTATACAAGGCATTAAGCTGGTAGGCTTAGTTATTGATCGCGACGAGGAGCGAAAATGGTCCTTTAGAAGTAAAGGCAATTTTGATTGTAATACCTTTGCCCGTCAATACTTTAGTGGAGGAGGGCATTTCAATGCTTCTGGCGGTAGAGATGGCGAATCGTTACCGGAAACTGTACGTAAGTTTAAAAACGCAATCAACGAAAACAAAACTCTTTTACAATAA
- a CDS encoding FKBP-type peptidyl-prolyl cis-trans isomerase, with amino-acid sequence MKLSNLFWAASVCVIAASCDSQNFKKTKGGMPYKLYASKTGTQIAPGKFVKMHIEQKIKDSVLFTSYNSLPVYFPVQAGTQPYDISEVFLTLKEGDSVYAEQMMDTFIKKNPMILQQTKFKNGDKITTKLKIIKVFNTAEESRKDEENERLAYVKKEEVDVKNYLSKNNINNTQRTNSGAYVQVLNAGNAPQADSGKYVTVMYKGQTFAGKVFDSNMVPTFGHTEPMGFTIGVGQMIKGFDEGVRLLGKGGKAKMFIPSMLAYGPQPPSPDIKPFENLIFDVEVVDILDKAPAQPTMPQQPQNIDAPQPRQ; translated from the coding sequence ATGAAACTTTCTAATCTTTTTTGGGCAGCAAGTGTGTGCGTAATTGCCGCAAGCTGTGACAGTCAGAATTTCAAAAAAACCAAAGGTGGCATGCCTTACAAGCTATATGCAAGTAAGACTGGTACCCAAATAGCTCCAGGTAAGTTTGTAAAGATGCACATTGAACAAAAGATCAAAGACAGTGTGCTTTTCACTTCTTATAATAGCCTGCCAGTTTATTTCCCTGTACAAGCGGGTACGCAACCATATGATATTTCTGAAGTATTTCTTACACTGAAAGAAGGTGATAGTGTGTATGCTGAGCAAATGATGGATACTTTCATTAAGAAGAATCCAATGATTTTGCAGCAAACAAAGTTCAAAAATGGCGACAAGATCACTACAAAACTTAAAATAATCAAGGTTTTCAATACAGCTGAAGAATCTCGTAAAGACGAAGAGAACGAGCGTTTGGCCTATGTGAAGAAGGAAGAAGTAGATGTAAAGAACTATCTGTCTAAAAACAATATAAACAATACGCAAAGAACCAACTCTGGAGCTTATGTTCAGGTATTGAATGCGGGTAATGCACCGCAGGCAGATTCTGGTAAATATGTAACGGTTATGTATAAAGGTCAAACCTTTGCAGGTAAAGTGTTTGATTCAAATATGGTACCGACATTTGGACATACAGAACCTATGGGCTTCACTATAGGTGTTGGACAAATGATTAAAGGTTTTGATGAAGGTGTGCGTTTATTAGGGAAAGGTGGAAAAGCTAAAATGTTTATTCCTTCTATGTTGGCTTATGGTCCTCAGCCACCATCTCCAGACATTAAGCCATTTGAGAACCTGATTTTTGATGTAGAAGTGGTTGATATTTTAGACAAAGCGCCAGCACAGCCGACTATGCCTCAGCAGCCTCAAAATATTGATGCGCCTCAACCGCGTCAATAG
- the folP gene encoding dihydropteroate synthase, which translates to MLSINCKGRLLNFETPVVMGIINTTPDSFYSNSRKNHLDAILETAGQMLQDGATILDIGGQSTRPGSERVAATEELNRVLPAIEAIHASFPDAVLSIDTFYASVAEAAIRAGAHIINDVSAGTIDNNLLPTVARLQVPYVLMHMQGDPQTMQANPTYNNVVLDVFDALNRQLKELIRMGINDIIVDPGFGFGKTIAHNFQLLHELSYFQNLQKPLLVGLSRKGTIYKTLKITAEEALNGTIVLNTISLLNGAHILRVHDVKEAMQAIKLVTTYQKEKGVAI; encoded by the coding sequence ATGTTATCAATCAATTGCAAGGGCCGGCTGTTAAACTTTGAAACACCAGTAGTGATGGGCATTATCAATACTACGCCTGATTCATTTTATTCTAATAGCCGCAAAAATCATTTGGATGCAATTTTGGAAACCGCAGGCCAAATGTTGCAAGATGGTGCCACTATATTAGATATAGGAGGCCAAAGTACACGCCCAGGCAGCGAGCGGGTAGCCGCAACAGAAGAATTAAATAGAGTGCTTCCTGCCATTGAAGCCATACACGCTTCTTTTCCAGATGCCGTTCTTTCTATTGACACTTTTTATGCTTCTGTAGCCGAGGCCGCTATTAGAGCCGGCGCTCATATTATTAATGATGTAAGTGCAGGCACAATTGATAACAATTTATTACCTACTGTGGCTCGTCTGCAAGTACCTTATGTGCTAATGCATATGCAGGGCGACCCTCAAACCATGCAAGCGAATCCTACGTATAATAATGTAGTGCTGGATGTGTTTGATGCACTGAACAGGCAATTAAAGGAACTTATTAGAATGGGGATTAACGATATCATTGTAGATCCCGGCTTTGGCTTTGGAAAAACCATCGCACACAATTTTCAGCTACTACATGAGCTTTCCTATTTTCAAAACCTTCAAAAGCCTTTGCTGGTTGGCCTTTCCCGAAAAGGAACCATCTATAAAACATTAAAAATTACGGCCGAAGAAGCACTCAATGGTACTATTGTATTAAATACCATTAGCTTGTTGAATGGAGCCCATATTCTGCGCGTACATGATGTAAAAGAAGCCATGCAGGCCATAAAGCTGGTTACTACCTACCAAAAAGAAAAAGGAGTTGCTATTTAA
- a CDS encoding DUF1599 domain-containing protein, which translates to MQTVAVKNTIQQYDEVIQQCQDIFSKKTKDYGTAWRVLRTISIVDQIYIKAQRIRTIQEKGTQRIGDDITSEFIGILNYAVIGLIQLELTEQDPEELDVDKTVELYATNIATAKALMLNKNHDYGEAWRSMSQESFADLILMKLQRIRQILANKGKTLISEGIDANYHDIINYAAFALILINEGKH; encoded by the coding sequence ATGCAAACAGTAGCAGTGAAAAATACTATACAGCAGTACGATGAAGTGATTCAGCAATGTCAAGATATATTCTCTAAAAAAACGAAGGATTATGGTACAGCATGGCGGGTATTACGCACCATTTCTATAGTTGACCAGATCTACATCAAGGCGCAGCGTATCCGTACTATCCAGGAAAAAGGTACGCAACGCATAGGAGACGATATTACCTCTGAATTCATTGGTATTCTTAATTATGCAGTTATTGGGCTTATACAGCTGGAATTGACAGAACAAGATCCAGAGGAGCTGGATGTAGATAAAACCGTTGAATTATATGCTACTAATATAGCTACGGCAAAAGCATTGATGCTAAATAAAAATCATGATTATGGCGAGGCCTGGCGTAGTATGAGCCAGGAAAGCTTTGCCGACCTTATTTTAATGAAGTTGCAGCGCATACGTCAAATACTGGCCAACAAGGGCAAAACATTGATTAGTGAAGGTATTGATGCCAACTATCACGATATTATCAACTATGCAGCTTTTGCGTTAATATTAATAAACGAAGGCAAACATTAA